The following are from one region of the Rhodopirellula sp. P2 genome:
- a CDS encoding SDR family NAD(P)-dependent oxidoreductase, translating into MGVTPPTKTPSAIVTGASAGLGLHVCRQLLREGYRITMLGRDPERLQHAAELLSKEHAADSIAVFAGDACDTASMQALVDQHVAQFGALDALVNVVGRSDRGLLINSAPAELESLFRDNVVSAWTCCRAAYEELKKSRGTIVNLGSLASRLAPRYLGGYVIAKHALVGFSRQLRMELEADGIHVGVVCPGPIRRDDDQPIDRYQTDKKAGVPATAAQPGGGAKLKGLPPEKVAAAVLRCIQNRKIEIVMPPKVRVLMAINAVSPRLADWLLSKSTA; encoded by the coding sequence ATGGGTGTGACCCCGCCAACGAAGACTCCCTCCGCGATCGTCACAGGAGCCTCCGCGGGATTGGGCCTGCACGTCTGCCGGCAACTGCTCCGTGAGGGCTACCGGATCACGATGCTGGGTCGTGATCCAGAACGACTCCAACACGCTGCGGAATTGCTCTCGAAGGAACACGCCGCTGACTCCATCGCTGTGTTCGCGGGAGACGCCTGCGATACCGCATCGATGCAAGCCCTGGTCGATCAGCACGTCGCCCAGTTCGGGGCGCTCGATGCTTTGGTCAACGTGGTTGGGCGCAGTGATCGTGGACTGCTGATCAACAGTGCGCCTGCCGAACTCGAATCGTTGTTTCGCGACAACGTGGTCTCCGCCTGGACGTGCTGCCGCGCCGCTTACGAGGAACTGAAGAAGTCACGCGGCACGATCGTCAATCTCGGGTCGCTGGCCTCCCGCCTCGCGCCGCGTTACCTCGGCGGCTACGTCATCGCAAAACATGCCTTGGTCGGCTTTTCGCGTCAGCTTCGGATGGAACTGGAAGCGGACGGGATCCATGTCGGCGTCGTTTGCCCGGGCCCTATCCGTCGCGACGACGACCAACCGATTGACCGCTACCAAACGGACAAAAAGGCTGGCGTTCCCGCCACCGCCGCGCAACCCGGCGGCGGAGCCAAACTGAAAGGATTGCCGCCCGAGAAAGTGGCTGCCGCAGTGTTGCGATGCATCCAGAATCGCAAGATCGAAATCGTGATGCCGCCCAAAGTCCGAGTCCTGATGGCAATCAACGCGGTCTCCCCCCGACTCGCGGATTGGTTGCTCAGCAAAAGCACCGCCTGA
- a CDS encoding FAD-binding oxidoreductase, whose amino-acid sequence MSPSLFFAAIFCGSCFLLFVGSADAIEEWEWKRLTRKRLPKLRRGDPFRAATKESAEQTQTVAKPDVSQHPLRWKGWRSVSVQSIKDESPDCRSFVFVPSDGEPFPPFLGGQYLTVRLKDPSTGKNVSRCYSLSSGPDEPHYRITVKRVPGGTMSNLLHDTVGVGDSIEIQVPKGKFHYSVAESQARDPQPLNLIAAGIGITPMLSMMFQSLNERADREVNLFYQVRDAIDAPFLTPIREIAKMLEATSGVRVHLWFSRPEAGDIEPGNAVGRLSAEQIVDRLGHHRGEYLICGPDVFMNAIADGLIERGAAADRVMFESFGGKSKSAGALAVPACAPGADEAGVDGPGADESVGWSVTFQTSEKSAAFEAGMEGLLDVAESLDVEVDSGCRSGDCGACVCRLVSGKVTYAESPECDLEDGEVVLCVAKPVSEVVIDA is encoded by the coding sequence GTGTCTCCATCGTTGTTTTTCGCCGCGATTTTCTGTGGAAGCTGTTTCCTGTTGTTCGTTGGCAGTGCCGATGCGATCGAAGAGTGGGAATGGAAGCGGCTGACGCGAAAACGGCTTCCGAAACTTCGTCGTGGCGATCCGTTTCGAGCCGCCACCAAGGAGTCTGCTGAGCAAACACAGACCGTTGCCAAGCCGGACGTGTCGCAGCATCCGTTGCGGTGGAAGGGATGGCGGTCGGTCAGCGTGCAATCGATCAAGGACGAGTCGCCGGATTGTCGTTCGTTTGTGTTCGTCCCCAGCGATGGTGAACCGTTCCCACCTTTCTTAGGCGGGCAATATCTGACCGTGCGTTTGAAGGATCCATCGACGGGCAAAAATGTCTCGCGTTGCTACAGCCTTTCCAGTGGCCCGGATGAACCGCACTACCGGATCACGGTGAAGCGAGTGCCGGGCGGGACGATGAGCAATTTGCTGCACGACACCGTTGGGGTGGGCGATTCGATCGAAATCCAGGTCCCCAAGGGCAAGTTCCATTACTCGGTGGCCGAAAGTCAGGCTCGCGATCCGCAGCCATTGAATTTGATCGCCGCCGGAATTGGGATCACGCCGATGTTGTCGATGATGTTCCAGAGCCTGAACGAGAGAGCAGATCGCGAAGTCAATTTGTTCTATCAAGTTCGGGATGCGATCGACGCACCGTTCCTGACCCCGATTCGCGAGATCGCGAAAATGCTGGAGGCGACCTCAGGCGTGCGTGTGCATCTTTGGTTCAGCCGACCGGAAGCCGGTGACATCGAACCCGGCAATGCGGTCGGGCGATTGTCAGCGGAGCAGATTGTGGATCGCCTCGGTCATCACCGCGGCGAGTATTTGATCTGTGGTCCCGATGTGTTCATGAACGCGATCGCGGATGGGTTGATCGAACGTGGTGCCGCGGCTGATCGCGTGATGTTCGAATCGTTTGGCGGTAAGTCCAAGTCGGCAGGGGCCTTGGCCGTTCCGGCTTGTGCTCCCGGTGCGGATGAAGCAGGTGTCGATGGGCCGGGGGCAGATGAGTCTGTTGGTTGGAGCGTCACGTTTCAAACCAGCGAGAAGTCCGCCGCGTTTGAGGCTGGGATGGAAGGTTTGCTGGACGTGGCGGAATCGTTGGACGTCGAGGTTGATTCGGGGTGTCGTTCAGGTGATTGCGGCGCGTGCGTATGTCGTTTGGTTTCGGGCAAGGTGACATACGCCGAGTCACCGGAATGCGATCTGGAAGATGGCGAAGTGGTGCTGTGTGTTGCCAAGCCGGTCAGCGAAGTCGTCATCGACGCTTGA
- a CDS encoding tetratricopeptide repeat protein, with product MASDELYERYNEVEKIIDEEKFEEAIAGLKPLVEEDETFVIAHLALARVYTKTGQHEEAIEHGKKACELEPDDAFNFTAMSVTYQRAWAGTQNQAYIAAAEDAMARAQQLNAM from the coding sequence ATGGCCAGCGACGAACTTTACGAACGATACAACGAAGTCGAAAAAATCATCGACGAGGAAAAATTCGAAGAAGCCATCGCGGGATTGAAACCGTTGGTGGAAGAAGACGAAACGTTTGTGATCGCTCACTTGGCGCTCGCTCGTGTTTACACAAAAACGGGCCAGCACGAAGAAGCGATCGAGCACGGCAAGAAGGCTTGCGAGCTGGAACCCGACGACGCGTTCAACTTCACCGCGATGAGCGTCACCTATCAGCGGGCTTGGGCGGGAACGCAGAACCAGGCCTACATCGCTGCCGCCGAAGACGCGATGGCACGGGCTCAGCAGCTCAACGCGATGTAG
- the ispG gene encoding (E)-4-hydroxy-3-methylbut-2-enyl-diphosphate synthase, producing the protein MLSFMKIRRNPTRPVTIGSITIGDGHPIAVQSMTATKTQNIDATVEQAEALHARGAGVVRIAVDSDKDAEALAEIRKQTQANLAVDLQENFRLAEKVAPHVDKIRYNPGHLYHHARELTWQEKVRYLIDIAGTNNCAIRIGVNCGSVDPAKKEKYDHNDSITPMLESALEHCELVDSLGFHNFVVSLKDSDPSKVVQVNTLFAEQRPDVALHLGVTEAGMPPDGIIKTRIAFEQLIGKGIGDTVRVSLTLPNPRKPEEIDAGKQIVDDIHAGRVRSVVKFDDSKLNIISCPSCSRVENEAFIDLAAKVKEMTAFAQDYAITIAVMGCRVNGPGETDDADLGLWCGPAKVNLKRGPEALGAFGYDEILPKLKQELDDLIAAKQ; encoded by the coding sequence TTGCTTTCGTTCATGAAAATTCGCCGCAACCCGACTCGCCCGGTCACCATCGGATCGATCACGATCGGAGACGGTCACCCGATCGCTGTTCAAAGCATGACGGCGACGAAGACTCAAAACATCGACGCGACGGTCGAGCAAGCCGAAGCCCTGCACGCTCGTGGTGCTGGCGTCGTCCGGATCGCGGTCGACAGTGACAAAGACGCCGAAGCGTTGGCGGAAATTCGCAAGCAGACGCAAGCGAACCTGGCCGTTGATTTGCAGGAGAATTTTCGCTTGGCCGAAAAGGTCGCGCCACACGTCGACAAGATTCGGTACAACCCCGGCCACCTGTATCACCACGCTCGCGAGTTGACCTGGCAGGAAAAGGTTCGCTATCTGATCGACATCGCCGGCACCAACAACTGCGCGATCCGGATCGGCGTGAACTGCGGCAGTGTTGATCCAGCGAAGAAGGAAAAGTACGACCACAACGATTCAATCACACCGATGCTGGAATCGGCGCTGGAACACTGCGAACTGGTCGACTCGTTGGGGTTTCACAACTTTGTCGTGTCGTTGAAGGACAGCGACCCGTCCAAAGTCGTCCAAGTGAACACGCTGTTTGCTGAACAACGACCCGATGTCGCATTGCACTTGGGCGTGACGGAAGCGGGCATGCCGCCAGACGGAATCATCAAGACGCGAATCGCGTTTGAGCAATTGATTGGCAAAGGCATTGGCGACACGGTTCGCGTTTCGCTGACGTTGCCGAACCCACGCAAACCGGAAGAAATCGATGCTGGCAAGCAGATTGTCGATGACATTCATGCGGGCCGTGTTCGCAGCGTGGTGAAGTTCGACGATTCGAAACTGAACATCATCAGTTGCCCCAGTTGTTCTCGTGTCGAGAATGAGGCGTTCATCGATTTGGCGGCCAAAGTCAAGGAAATGACGGCATTTGCTCAAGACTATGCGATCACGATCGCCGTGATGGGATGCCGTGTGAACGGGCCCGGCGAAACGGATGACGCGGACCTCGGGTTGTGGTGCGGGCCTGCAAAAGTCAATCTAAAGCGTGGCCCGGAAGCACTCGGTGCATTTGGGTACGACGAAATCCTGCCAAAGTTGAAGCAGGAACTCGACGATTTGATCGCCGCCAAGCAATAG
- a CDS encoding polyphosphate kinase 2 family protein, with the protein MSTEETSTNEPHWDLDPKFDFVDAHRLPFSGDKVSLKKIDTECAGPFEGKTHGRAFTHQANIEIRDLQYRMYTEGKQSLLVVLQAPDAAGKDGLIRKVLGQMNPQGCRTHPFKVPSSEERAHDFLWRIHKATPAVGKVSIFNRSHYEDVLVVRVEDLVPKSVWKERYAIINDFEKMLAHRGTRILKFYLHISPREQLERFKKRLDDPNKHWKLNAGDYEARDKWAAYREAYEDAMEKCHSKIAPWHVIPADKKWYRDASVAAIVRETLRDMDPQLPKIDADLDQIRQLYERELAELTE; encoded by the coding sequence ATGAGCACGGAAGAAACTTCAACCAACGAACCGCATTGGGATCTCGATCCCAAGTTTGACTTCGTCGACGCCCATCGTTTGCCATTTTCAGGTGACAAGGTGTCGCTGAAAAAGATCGACACGGAGTGTGCCGGGCCGTTCGAAGGCAAGACGCACGGTCGGGCGTTCACGCATCAAGCGAACATCGAAATTCGCGATTTGCAGTACCGGATGTACACCGAGGGCAAGCAGTCGCTGCTGGTTGTCTTGCAGGCCCCCGACGCGGCTGGCAAAGATGGCTTGATTCGCAAAGTGCTCGGCCAGATGAATCCGCAGGGATGTCGCACGCATCCCTTCAAGGTGCCGTCGTCGGAAGAGCGGGCTCATGATTTTCTGTGGCGAATTCACAAAGCGACGCCTGCGGTCGGCAAGGTTTCGATCTTCAATCGCTCACACTACGAAGACGTGTTGGTCGTTCGGGTGGAGGACTTGGTTCCGAAGTCGGTTTGGAAAGAACGCTACGCGATCATCAATGACTTTGAGAAGATGCTCGCGCATCGTGGCACTCGGATTTTGAAATTCTACCTGCACATCAGTCCGCGGGAACAACTCGAACGCTTCAAGAAACGCTTGGACGATCCGAATAAACACTGGAAACTGAACGCGGGGGATTACGAAGCCCGCGACAAATGGGCCGCTTACCGGGAAGCCTACGAGGACGCGATGGAAAAATGTCATTCCAAAATCGCTCCCTGGCACGTGATCCCGGCGGACAAAAAGTGGTACCGAGATGCGTCCGTCGCCGCGATCGTTCGGGAAACGCTGCGTGACATGGACCCCCAATTGCCCAAAATTGACGCGGACTTGGATCAGATTCGGCAGCTCTACGAACGCGAATTGGCTGAACTGACAGAGTGA
- a CDS encoding DUF1589 domain-containing protein: protein MARERIRFEDGSISRSPTLTGNQPDTLASRLTQSTVCSAAFFLHPGGDKNLRNHLASQSKTSSPVGQVAPGDRADALEQSEASPRSTPRPRWKLNRPKPSPGGTWPTSAQTPNDSSKSGLTTSPARRPGCTWQPSRCFGTKRGVTPLHPKTEMETQPAINHRQVEPGLLQLKRPMTPASQASLPRPPVGQVAPGDRADALEQSEASPRSIPRPRWKLNRPSTIARWNLAYFSSNAQ from the coding sequence ATGGCGCGAGAGAGAATACGTTTCGAAGATGGATCGATCAGCCGATCGCCCACGCTTACCGGAAACCAACCAGACACGCTCGCCTCCCGGCTGACTCAATCAACAGTCTGCAGCGCAGCGTTCTTCCTTCATCCCGGCGGGGATAAAAACTTGCGCAACCACCTTGCGTCACAATCCAAAACATCAAGCCCCGTCGGCCAGGTTGCACCTGGCGACCGAGCCGATGCTTTGGAACAAAGCGAGGCGTCACCCCGCTCCACCCCAAGACCGAGATGGAAACTCAACCGGCCAAAACCATCGCCAGGTGGAACCTGGCCTACTTCAGCTCAAACGCCCAATGACTCCAGCAAGTCAGGCCTCACTACCTCGCCCGCCCGTAGGCCAGGTTGCACCTGGCAACCGAGCCGATGCTTTGGAACAAAGAGAGGCGTCACCCCGCTCCATCCCAAGACCGAGATGGAAACTCAACCGGCCATCAACCATCGCCAGGTGGAACCTGGCCTACTTCAGCTCAAACGCCCAATGACTCCAGCAAGTCAGGCCTCACTACCTCGCCCGCCCGTAGGCCAGGTTGCACCTGGCGACCGAGCCGATGCTTTGGAACAAAGCGAGGCGTCACCCCGCTCCATCCCAAGACCGAGATGGAAACTCAACCGGCCATCAACCATCGCCAGGTGGAACCTGGCCTACTTCAGCTCAAACGCCCAATGA
- a CDS encoding DUF1589 domain-containing protein yields the protein MLWNKARRHPAPSQDRDGNSTGHQPSPGGTWPTSAQTPNDSSKSGLTTSPARRPGCTWRPSRCFGTKRGVTPLHPKTEMETQLAISHIHLRYHPVAITRNPIS from the coding sequence ATGCTTTGGAACAAAGCGAGGCGTCACCCCGCTCCATCCCAAGACCGAGATGGAAACTCAACCGGCCATCAACCATCGCCAGGTGGAACCTGGCCTACTTCAGCTCAAACGCCCAATGACTCCAGCAAGTCAGGCCTCACTACCTCGCCCGCCCGTAGGCCAGGTTGCACCTGGCGACCGAGCCGATGCTTTGGAACAAAGCGAGGCGTCACCCCGCTCCACCCCAAGACCGAGATGGAAACTCAACTGGCCATCAGCCACATTCACTTGCGTTACCATCCGGTTGCGATCACTCGTAATCCCATTTCATGA
- a CDS encoding sulfatase family protein produces MKNPWTLVARGSLVVTTVVACLFASMSLHAAERNVLFIITDDESPTLGCYGDPAAVTPAIDAVAADGMVFRNAFATTASCSASRSVVMSGLHNHRNGQFGHQHHYHKFASFNDVAGLALPRVMANTGYRTGHIGKYHVAPESVYHYETYLKANSRSAVEMAETAKDFLTDTEDDRPFFLYFATSDPHRGGGVDKTSELELKPDLFGNKPRRGAYPGVEEVFFDPKDVVVPAFLPDTPETRSELAQYYQSCARVDQGVARLVEILKEADLYDKTMLVFTSDHGMAFAGGKTTVYEGGLRVPMVVRDPYQEKRGVESDAMISHIDITPTLLDFAGGLDRKTNAPRKLVPAKKLRNQLGVSPMDNHNGNKPLDHYHGRSWLDVLADPAKSHHEEIFASHTFHEIQMYYPMRVIRDGKYKLIWNIAHALDYPFASDLWAASSWQAQLAKGMDAPYGQQTVGKYVHRPEFELFDIEADPNESTNLAISSSHTEVLEAYKAKLKKLQKKYDDPWIMKWDYE; encoded by the coding sequence ATGAAAAATCCTTGGACCTTGGTGGCACGTGGCTCCCTCGTCGTGACGACGGTTGTCGCCTGCTTGTTCGCATCAATGTCGCTGCACGCGGCAGAACGAAATGTTTTGTTCATTATCACGGACGATGAAAGTCCCACGCTGGGGTGTTATGGCGATCCCGCGGCAGTGACGCCCGCAATCGATGCCGTCGCCGCAGACGGGATGGTGTTTCGAAACGCGTTTGCCACCACGGCTTCGTGCAGCGCCAGCCGAAGTGTGGTGATGAGTGGTTTGCACAACCATCGTAACGGACAGTTTGGGCATCAACACCATTATCACAAGTTTGCATCGTTCAATGACGTCGCCGGGTTGGCTCTGCCACGTGTGATGGCAAACACCGGTTATCGCACCGGGCACATTGGAAAGTATCACGTTGCGCCCGAATCGGTTTACCACTACGAAACCTACTTGAAGGCCAACTCTCGCAGTGCCGTCGAGATGGCAGAAACCGCGAAGGATTTTCTGACGGATACGGAAGATGACCGTCCGTTCTTCCTGTACTTCGCAACCTCGGACCCGCACCGTGGTGGTGGCGTCGACAAGACGTCTGAGTTGGAGCTCAAGCCCGATTTGTTTGGCAACAAACCGCGACGAGGTGCTTACCCGGGCGTCGAAGAAGTCTTCTTTGATCCCAAGGACGTGGTCGTGCCAGCGTTTTTGCCAGACACGCCTGAAACCCGTTCGGAGTTGGCTCAGTACTACCAATCCTGTGCCCGCGTTGATCAGGGCGTCGCACGGCTCGTCGAGATTTTGAAAGAGGCTGACCTCTACGACAAAACCATGCTCGTGTTCACCAGTGATCACGGGATGGCTTTTGCCGGCGGCAAGACGACGGTGTACGAAGGCGGTTTGCGAGTTCCGATGGTCGTTCGTGATCCCTACCAAGAAAAGCGTGGTGTGGAGAGCGATGCGATGATCAGCCACATCGATATCACGCCGACTCTGCTTGATTTCGCCGGTGGTTTGGATCGGAAGACCAACGCTCCCAGGAAGTTGGTCCCAGCGAAAAAGCTGCGCAATCAATTGGGCGTTTCACCGATGGACAATCACAACGGCAACAAGCCGCTGGATCATTACCACGGTCGCAGTTGGTTGGACGTCTTGGCGGATCCGGCCAAGTCTCATCACGAAGAGATCTTTGCATCGCACACGTTCCACGAAATTCAGATGTACTACCCGATGCGAGTCATTCGTGACGGCAAGTACAAGTTGATTTGGAACATCGCTCACGCGTTGGACTACCCGTTCGCCAGCGACTTGTGGGCCGCCAGTTCCTGGCAGGCACAGTTGGCCAAGGGGATGGACGCCCCTTATGGGCAGCAGACGGTCGGCAAGTACGTTCATCGTCCCGAGTTTGAACTGTTCGACATCGAGGCCGATCCGAATGAGTCGACCAACTTGGCGATCAGCAGCAGTCACACGGAGGTCTTGGAGGCTTACAAGGCGAAGCTCAAGAAGCTGCAGAAAAAGTACGACGATCCCTGGATCATGAAATGGGATTACGAGTGA
- a CDS encoding RluA family pseudouridine synthase has product MIEILWASHSCVVVCKPAGLPTTSPPGTPCLQSQLREQFAEAGNAASYLTAVHRLDRPVSGLVLIALRKKAARLLSEQFRLRRVQKKYIAVVEGDAREACKQEPWQDHLAKTPDQARAEVVGPETVDARAAETKVSFLDYDATLNRSRIELRPVTGRMHQLRIQSAHRGHPIVGDPLYGSAADESALQLVAAQLSFRDPTNGRAVEVVLPELPF; this is encoded by the coding sequence ATGATTGAAATTCTTTGGGCCTCTCACTCGTGTGTCGTCGTGTGCAAACCGGCGGGCCTTCCGACCACATCGCCACCGGGCACGCCGTGCCTTCAATCGCAATTGCGCGAACAGTTCGCTGAAGCGGGAAACGCCGCCAGCTATTTGACTGCCGTGCACCGGCTCGACCGTCCCGTGTCGGGATTGGTCTTGATCGCACTCCGCAAGAAAGCGGCGCGTTTGCTGAGCGAGCAGTTTCGGTTGCGACGCGTTCAAAAAAAGTACATCGCGGTGGTGGAAGGCGATGCTCGCGAGGCTTGCAAGCAAGAGCCATGGCAGGATCATCTCGCCAAGACGCCCGACCAGGCCCGTGCGGAGGTCGTTGGGCCTGAAACAGTCGATGCACGCGCCGCGGAAACAAAGGTGAGCTTCCTGGATTACGACGCGACGTTGAATCGTTCTCGAATTGAGCTTCGGCCTGTTACCGGCCGAATGCATCAATTGCGAATCCAGTCTGCTCACCGCGGTCACCCGATCGTCGGCGACCCGTTGTATGGAAGCGCAGCGGATGAGTCCGCGTTGCAGCTCGTCGCCGCCCAGTTGTCGTTTCGAGACCCGACCAACGGACGCGCCGTCGAGGTCGTGTTGCCTGAGTTGCCGTTCTAG
- a CDS encoding NAD(+)/NADH kinase, producing MSSSSGEAPDWCGCGRPPRIVVLGAPDKNNVSSAWKRLRPTIQSHAELVAADFEFTYDFSDDDLDLVIVIGGDGSILQSARQMGSHQTPVLGINCGRLGFLAALSPEDFLDAWPKVCHGDFSIIRHLMLEVQHVRDDQVIAQSMALNEAAILNGPPFAILDIDLYADDELATQYRCDGLIVATPVGSTAHNLSAGGPILRRQLQAIVISPISPHTLTYRPLVDSADTRLELAVTEPNASTSIVVDGRILGQLKSGDRVRVHRAPVAFEMLRVPGQNDYRTLREKLGWSGRLALRQS from the coding sequence ATGTCATCTTCCAGCGGAGAAGCTCCGGATTGGTGTGGCTGTGGTCGCCCGCCGCGAATTGTTGTGTTGGGGGCACCTGACAAGAACAACGTGTCCTCCGCTTGGAAGCGTCTTCGGCCGACGATTCAGTCGCATGCTGAATTGGTCGCGGCCGACTTTGAGTTCACTTATGACTTCTCCGATGACGACCTCGATTTGGTGATTGTCATTGGGGGGGATGGATCCATTCTGCAGTCCGCCCGTCAGATGGGCAGCCATCAAACTCCGGTGCTGGGGATCAATTGCGGTCGCCTGGGGTTTTTGGCCGCGCTGTCGCCGGAAGATTTCTTGGACGCTTGGCCCAAGGTCTGTCATGGCGACTTTTCGATCATTCGGCATCTGATGCTGGAGGTCCAGCATGTTCGAGACGATCAGGTCATCGCCCAATCGATGGCGCTCAACGAAGCGGCCATTTTGAACGGACCGCCGTTCGCGATTCTGGACATTGACCTGTACGCCGATGATGAATTGGCGACCCAGTATCGATGCGACGGGTTGATCGTGGCGACCCCCGTGGGGTCGACGGCTCACAATCTGTCCGCCGGGGGGCCGATCTTGAGGCGGCAATTGCAAGCGATTGTGATCTCGCCGATCAGCCCGCACACGTTGACCTACCGTCCCCTGGTGGATTCCGCGGACACGCGTTTGGAACTGGCGGTGACGGAACCCAATGCATCGACCAGCATCGTGGTGGACGGTCGAATCCTCGGCCAGTTGAAATCGGGCGATCGTGTTCGTGTGCACCGGGCGCCGGTGGCGTTTGAAATGCTGCGAGTTCCCGGCCAAAACGATTATCGCACGTTGCGTGAAAAGTTGGGTTGGTCAGGGCGATTGGCGTTGCGACAGTCGTGA
- the dxs gene encoding 1-deoxy-D-xylulose-5-phosphate synthase, translating into MIEHKHPLLAGLQDATPLANWSPAQLSDAAVEIRDVLCNLLATRTAHFASNLGVVELCLALHSEFDFRTDRLIWDTGHQVYPHKLVTGRYDRFETIRTAGGLMGYPNPHESVYDLFMTGHAGCSVSTAVGLRSGDILMNQEDRRTVAVIGDGAFPCGVVFEALNNAGELGDDLTIVLNDNKMSICHRTGSVAQYLDRLRGNPFYTGLKHEVTKLLERVPMFGDPAERLLAQMKEGVKAGLLGGMLFEELGIRYIGPIDGHDIPLMQKYLRLCRETPGPVLLHVVTEKGHGYKPAAEDPVFFHTPPAFEDRGGTPVTRGSDGQPPYTTHARDAIGAAMERDSRVTVITAAMCQGNKLEPVREKFADRFFDVGICESHAVAFAAGQCKTGMRPIVDIYSTFLQRSYDQIFQEVALQDLPVVFMMDRAGLTAPDGPTHHGVYDIGYLRLFPNMVLMAPGYAQELSMMLDTALTLDHPSGIRYPKASALEATHTPAPIEVGKAEWIREGADGTIVAYGAMLEQAIVAAERLEGELEIGVVNARFVKPIDAEMVRTALGDGRFVVTLEEGTRVGGFGSAFLESAVDQRLDTRAVHRLALPDEFVLHGDRSQLLDESTLSAQKVIEVCREAASEVGSQVGV; encoded by the coding sequence TTGATTGAACACAAACACCCACTGCTGGCTGGTTTGCAGGATGCAACGCCGCTGGCAAACTGGTCCCCCGCGCAACTGAGTGACGCGGCTGTTGAAATCCGCGACGTGCTGTGCAATTTGCTGGCAACGCGAACCGCCCACTTTGCGTCCAACTTGGGCGTGGTGGAACTTTGTCTGGCCCTGCACAGCGAATTCGACTTTCGCACCGATCGTTTGATTTGGGACACCGGTCACCAGGTGTACCCACACAAATTGGTCACCGGTCGCTACGACCGTTTCGAGACCATCCGCACGGCCGGTGGGTTGATGGGATATCCCAACCCCCACGAAAGTGTCTACGACCTGTTCATGACGGGGCATGCGGGGTGCAGCGTCAGCACGGCGGTCGGGCTGCGCAGTGGCGATATTCTGATGAACCAAGAGGATCGCCGGACGGTGGCGGTGATTGGGGATGGAGCCTTTCCCTGTGGAGTCGTCTTTGAGGCGCTCAACAACGCAGGTGAACTCGGCGACGATCTGACGATCGTTCTGAACGACAACAAAATGTCGATCTGTCATCGCACCGGTTCCGTGGCTCAGTACTTGGACCGGTTGCGCGGCAACCCGTTCTACACGGGGCTGAAGCACGAGGTCACCAAGTTGCTCGAACGCGTGCCGATGTTCGGCGACCCGGCCGAGCGGTTGCTGGCGCAGATGAAAGAAGGCGTCAAGGCTGGTTTGCTCGGCGGCATGCTGTTTGAGGAACTCGGCATTCGCTACATCGGTCCCATCGATGGTCACGACATCCCGTTGATGCAGAAATACTTGCGGCTGTGCCGGGAGACTCCTGGGCCGGTTCTGCTGCACGTGGTGACCGAAAAGGGACACGGTTACAAACCCGCCGCAGAAGATCCCGTGTTCTTTCACACGCCACCCGCTTTCGAAGACCGTGGTGGCACGCCGGTCACCCGAGGCAGCGACGGGCAGCCTCCCTACACGACTCACGCCCGCGACGCGATTGGCGCGGCCATGGAACGTGATTCGCGAGTCACGGTCATCACCGCCGCGATGTGCCAGGGCAACAAGCTGGAACCTGTTCGCGAAAAATTCGCGGATCGATTCTTTGACGTTGGCATCTGCGAATCGCATGCGGTTGCGTTTGCCGCAGGGCAGTGCAAGACCGGCATGCGGCCGATCGTGGACATTTACAGCACGTTTCTGCAACGCAGCTACGACCAGATTTTCCAAGAAGTCGCTCTGCAGGATTTGCCGGTCGTGTTCATGATGGACCGGGCTGGTTTGACTGCGCCGGATGGGCCGACTCACCACGGGGTTTACGACATCGGCTACCTGCGTTTGTTCCCGAACATGGTGCTGATGGCGCCGGGCTACGCCCAAGAGTTGTCGATGATGTTGGACACGGCGCTGACGCTCGATCATCCGTCTGGGATTCGCTATCCGAAGGCATCGGCGCTCGAGGCCACTCACACACCAGCACCGATCGAAGTCGGCAAGGCCGAGTGGATTCGCGAAGGAGCGGACGGCACAATCGTGGCTTACGGTGCGATGCTGGAACAAGCGATCGTGGCGGCGGAGCGGTTGGAAGGCGAGCTGGAAATCGGCGTCGTCAACGCTCGCTTTGTCAAACCGATCGATGCGGAGATGGTCCGCACAGCTCTCGGCGACGGACGCTTTGTCGTGACGCTGGAAGAAGGCACTCGAGTGGGCGGCTTTGGTTCCGCATTCTTGGAATCAGCGGTGGACCAACGCTTGGACACGCGAGCCGTTCATCGATTGGCATTGCCCGACGAGTTTGTGTTGCACGGTGACCGTTCACAGTTGCTGGACGAATCCACTTTGTCTGCCCAGAAGGTGATCGAGGTGTGTCGTGAAGCGGCTTCTGAGGTCGGTTCGCAGGTTGGTGTCTGA